The genomic region TCACCTCCTTTCCTTCGTAAAATAGATGGTATCTATTCCTCGCGCACGGCGAGGATCATACCAAATTGCCTTCATCGGGCTAACTGCGTTGGCTTCGTCACCGGCTCTTCGACGCTTTCAATACACGACCGCGTTGCCTGCCCTCTGCCTCCTTTGTTATCCTTTGAAATGCAACTTGGAATAAACTCCTTCAAATTTTTTGGGCTTGAATTAAATATGACACAAGACACCCTTCATGCCTTTTTATGAAAGCATGCGGACATCTCACACGGAAAACTTCAGGATATCACCAGCACGATCCAGAAGGAACAGCCCCCTCTGCAGCTCTTCCTTTTACCGCTTTTCTATCTCCTCCTCAATATTTCAAGCAAGGAAGAGATTTTCCAGGAAGCAAAATCTTGAACAAGACTTACTGCAGAGAGAAAATGGACTTCAGATCCTGCTCGATTTTCGTTTCTTCAGCATTACTGGCAATAGAGATCTCCTTGATCAGCAGACTCTTGGCCGTATCCATCATCTTTCGTTCACCGAATGACAGGTTTTTGTCATTTTTCAGAATCAGTAGATCCCTTAGCACCCGGGCAATCTCAAAAACCGAACCCGTTTTGATCTTTTCCAGATATTCCCGATATCTCTTATTCCAAGTCTGTTTGTCGATGGTTATATCTTTGTTCTTCAGGATTTCATAAACCTTCGGGACGTCATTCTCGAGGATCAATTCTCTAAGACCTACCGCTTCCGCGCTGCCCGTGGGGATCATAATCTTCATGCCATTGCTCATAATTTTCATGATATAGAACTTCTGAGTGCTCCCCATGACTTCCCTGCTTTCAATGGCCTCAATGACACCCACACCCTGCGCTGGATATACTGCCAAATCACCCACCTTAAACATCATTCACACTCCTTAAAGCTATTTTAAACTGGTTATTAGTATCAAATATTTAAAATAACGTCAATATAATTCCAATATTTATTCTTTTTTAGAAATTCCAATAAAAATTCCCTCTCCATTTTCCGGAACCCGCCTGCCCTGCTTCCTTTCGCTGGAATCCCTTTCTCCCCCCCCGGGAGGGATGACCCCGGAGTTTTTCTAAATCATGACCTCCTCTAAATATAATTATGCATCATCTGGGATAAGGCCTTATCCAATTGGCCAGGCTCCCGGAGTTCATATTGCTCAACCGTTGTCCTCAAGGTATTGTACGTTCGACTGTCGGATAGATCATCAAGACTCCGGTAGATTCCCTTTCTCCTGCCAAGCCGGAAAATCAGCTGATCTTTCTCCGATAAAGCCAGGTAGCGGTCAATAACGGCCAGGATTTTATTCTTGTCGTCCGGCAACTTCCCTTGGACCTCTTCCAGAAGATTCAGGATATGATCGCTGACCACAGTGGAATTTATGCCCTCGAGTTTCTCAAGAAAAGACCGGATTTCCTTCACCACTTCGTTATCGCTCAAAGGAATAAATTCACCCTGCAGGATCTTGTCATGAAGATCGGTCCCCGGCACGGCATGCAGAGATCTCAATCGGATGAAATCGGGGTTGATCTCATTGAGCACACGCGCTGTTTCTTCGGCGTGTTCCCGCGTCCATCGAGTTCCCCCCAGCCCCGGCACCACATATTCACTGAGCGAAAGACCCGCTTCAACAACATGACGCCCCCCCTTGATGTGCTCTGCGGCGGTGACCCCCTTGCGAATGAAGGCCAGCAAGGGATCATAGCCGCTTTCCATCCCGATGTGAATTCTCGATAACCCGGCGGACTTGAGCCGTTTCAATTCCTCCACCGATTTTCTGGAGGCCGTTTTCGAACGACAATAGGAGGTAATCCGCGTCACAAAAGGAAAGGCGCTTTTGATTTCGTTCAAGACGGAAGCCAGGGTGTCCGTCTTGATGATCAGTGAATCGGCATCCTGGATAAAAACGGATTGCCCTCCATAATAAAGCCAGGCGGCCACAGACCGGAAGCCATCGTCATAGGCGTTTTCCTGACCGAAGATCAGTCGGACCACTTTATTCGTCAGCTGTCCCCCTTCGCCGAGCTTCAAGGACAATTCTCGAACATGATTGACGATTTCCTTCATTTTTCCTATATCGGCAAAAATCTCATCGAGGGACCGCAGCTCGAATTTCCTACCCCGATACGAATTACAGAAGGCGCACTTGTTCCAGGGGCAGTTGCGAGTCACCCGAATAAGCAGGCTTTTGGCTTCACTGGGTGGCCGAATTGGACCTTGTTCAAATGAAAAATCCATGCAACACCTCGAATTTCATTACTATCGTTCTTTCAGAAGAGGGAGTTGAAACTTATGGAAGAAAAAAGAGTGGATTCCGCGCCCTGTTCTGGTGTCGAACCTCAAAATTCAGATAGATCTTATCCTCCTGACCGATCTTGCCGACCAAGGCGATCGGTTCCCCCTTCTTGACGGTATCATCCAGATGAACCTTCCGGACCTTCAGATGGGTATAGACCGTGGCAAAATTATCCGCGTGCTTGATAATAATCGTCTCCCCGTAATCCTTCAGTTCCGAGGAAAAGATCACCGTTCCGCTGGCCGCTGCAACAACGGGCGTCATATCCTTAGCGCTGATGCTGATCCAGTTGTGATACATTTTGTTGGGCTGAATACCGAACCGGGAGATGACCCGTCCCTTGACGGGCCAGGCAAATCGCTTTTTGTCAAACTGAAGCTTACCCGTGGCTTCCGTTGGCAACTCCTCTTTCTTATTCAATGGCCCGGTGCTGTTTCTAGGCGGCGCCGGCGAAGGAGCGGGGGGACTCTCTTTGACAGGCAAGTCCTCTCGCTTCGTCGGAGTTGCCTCCTCTTTCTGCTTTTCAGGGACTTCCCCCGTTGCGCTTCCTGGAGAGGGTGTTGAGGTCTTCGGGAGAGAGACACCTGATGGCGGGCTGCTTTCAGGTTTGGAGGCTTGTTTGGCAGGGGAAGGAGCTTCTCTGCCGGGCGGAATCCTGGTGATTGGAGTCTCTCCACCGGTCGGTTTTTTCCGGCCCGAGGCGGAAGCCTGGGTTCTCATCTGCAGCATGACATCTTCAACGACTTCATTCGCATCAGGAATAAAGAGAACCTGATCAACTACAACCTGGTTGGGATTTTCAACGTTATTGACCTCCGCCAGATCCTGGACATGCACGGAATAGGCTCTGGCGATGCTGAAAAGGGTCTCCCCTTTTTTCACCCGATGGTACACACCTTTCGGTTTGCCGGATTTAAAACCGTAGCTCGTGGAAAAGATAAACGGAATAATCAGCAGAAACAAAAAGAGGAAATGTTTCTTGGAAAGAGTCAATCTGCTCAGTGTCGGCTCCTCATTTCGCGAATACATCAAGGAAGATCAGCCGGACCAGCCATATTCTCCAATCAGGTCTACAAAACGGCAGCCTCCCAGGCTTTCTTTCTTAACATCTTGAATATCTTCTGATTGCCTCGTAATTTTGATGAGATCCTGAATAGATCTCCCCCCTACCGGCAGGACCAGCCGCCCTCCGATGGCCAGCTGTTCAATGAGCGGCTGGGGAATTCCGGGCGCTCCCGCCGTAACCAGAATGGCATCAAAGGGCGCTTCTTCCTTCCAGCCATAAGTTCCGTCTCCGACCCGGATCGCCACATTGTAATATCCCAGATGGTCCAGGATGCGACGGGCATTATTGGCCAGCGAGGCAATCCTCTCTATGGAAAAGACCTGATCAGCCAATTCCGCCAGCAGGGCTGTCTGATATCCAGAACCCGTGCCAATTTCCAGAACCCGCTCCCTCCCTTTAAGCTCCATGGCATCCGTCATCAGGGCCACCATATAAGGTTGGGAAATGGTCTGCAGTTCCCCGATGGGAAGGGGATTATCGTTGTAAGCCTGATCCGCCAGGGCTTCATCTACAAAAAGATGCCGCTGAATCTTGGACATCGCCTCCAGAATACGAGAATCTGCAATTCCTCTTGCCCGAATCTGGGTATCAACCATTCGCCACCGCTGCTTTTGAAATCTGTCCATCATAGATCGCGCATATATCCCTTCCGAGCAGGAATTTTATAGAATGCTTCCACCCAGTGGTGCCGCCGCATGCCCAGGGCTTCCCGGGTAATGATCAAGTAATGATACTGGAGTTTCGCCTCCTCTCTCAATTCATTATACTGGAAGATTTTTTCGTTCATTTTCTCCACCACCACCGGCTTCGGCATTACCGCATCAACCGGACAGCCGCCCTTCATGGTATCTCCGGACAGACCCCCATTCAGGTATCGCAAAAACCCCTCAATATCCTCTTCCAGGTCGTTCAACTGCTGCAATATCGAGGTGACCCTCTCGCTTGCACGGCTGAGAACTTCTGCCTTTTCTCTGAGCAGTTCCTCCTGAAGGACATTTTCTGGGGTTTTTGTCAGCAGAACCATGACTTTTCACTCCGCTAAAGAAAAAGTTTTTTCCCGGTAAAGTTTGGAGATTTTCCGTAACATATTAAATAGAAATAAAAATCTTCAATTCAATACTGAGTGATTATTAACATTGAACACTCCTTTTTTCAACCGAAAAGGCTGAGCCCACCCGCTCTGATTTTTCCTTTACATCGCCTTCCTCTTTCGTTAGTTAAGAAGCGAAGGAGGAAATCTGCCCATGGAATACAAGTTCTCCGGCCATGTCATGTCACAGGGCGTCAGGAATGCATACCGACGCAACAGCGATGATGAAACATTGGAGCCGCTGGTTCTGATGGATGGGAAGAAACAACCGGTCGGTCCGATCAGGAAAAACGATGCCGTCATTTTTTACAATATCCGGGGAGAGCGAGAAATCGAATTGACCCGCAGCCTCACCGAGAAAGGGTTTTCCGCTTTTTCCCCAACGGCGGACCTGTCTTTGTCCTTTGCCACGATGATCGAATACCGGAAGGAATTGAACGTTCAAGTGGCCTTTCCCCCCGAGGGAGAAGTCGAGGATACCCTCAGCGATGTCCTCGCTCGACACGCTTTCAAACAGGCCAAGATCACCGAAGCGGAAAAGGCGGTTCATGTCACCTACTTCCTCAATGGGAAGAAAGAAGAGCCTCTGCCCGGAGAGGAAAGAATCATCGTTCCCTCGCGCAAAGATGTCCATCTCTTTGATGAAGCCCCGGAAATGTCCATCGAGAACATCACCCGGGCCATTCTCGGGAAGATTGCCGATCCGTCCTGCCCTTTCATCTTTGCAAATTTTCCCAATGTGGATGTGGTCGGTCACATTGAAAACGAAGCAGCTATCCTCAGAGCGGTGGAAGCCGTCGACCGTCAGGCGGGCGTCGTCCTCGACGAGGCCCGGCGACAAGGCCTGACGGTGATGGTTACCGCCGACCACGGCACGGTCGAAAAGTGGCTGTACCCCGATGGCGTCGTCGACACGGGTCATACGGACAGTCCCGTCCCTTTCATCCTCCTCCATGACACCCCGGATCTTCAACTCCGGCCGGAGGGCGCACTGACGGATATCGCCCCAACCATCCTTCAGCTTTTTCGACTTCCCGTGCCGGCGGCAATGACCGGAAAATCGCTGATTGCCCACCCCGATCCCGACCGGATCAGGCCGGCACAGCGACTCCTTGTGCTTGTCCTTGACGGTTGGGGAGAAAGCCCCCAGACCGAGGGGAATCTGATTGCAAAGGCCGCCACACCAACCATGGATTCCCTGAAAAAGACCCATCCCTGGACAACCCTGCTAGCGGCCGGGGAAGCCGTTGGCTTGCCCGCCGGGACTGTCGGCAATTCAGAAGCCGGACATCTCCATATCGGCGCGGGAAGGCAGATCTATGCCGATCGGGTCCGCATCAATCGAGCCATTGAGGATGGCACTTTTTTCGAGAACGAGGCCTTTCTGAACGTCATGGCTGCAGCAAAGCGGAATTCCCAGGCCCTTCATCTGCTGGGCATCGTATCCTTTTTCAGTTCCCATGGGTCCCTTTCCCATCTCTTTGCCCTGATGGAGCTGGCCAAACGGGAAAATGTCCCGGAGGTCTACATTCACGCCATGCTTGGCCGCCGGGGTGAAATGCCGGAAAGCGGCGCTTTGTATGTTGAAAAGATCGAGAAGAAGGCGGCGGAGCTTCAGAAAGGAAAGGTGGTTTCGGTCATCGGCCGTTACTGGTCCATGGACCGCGAAGAGAACTGGGATCGAATCCAAAGAACCTACGACATGCTCGTCTATGGGAAGGGAGAACCCGTATTCAGCCCATGTTGAAAAAAATTAGTCCCTGTTTTATCATGGGGATAAGGGAGGCACGGGAATGGAACATTTGGTTGGGAACAGCAGATTGGTCCTGGTCCAGGGAGACATCACCCGGGAAGAAACGGACGCCCTTGTCAATGCCGCCAACAGCGGGCTGAGAGGCGGAGGCGGGGTCGATGGCGCCATTCACCGGGCCGGCGGACCGGCCATATTGGCTGAATGCCGGAAAATCGGAGGCTGCCCCCCCGGCCAGGCCGTTCTCACCACGGGCGGCAATCTCAAGGCCCGTTATGTGATTCACACCGTGGGTCCGATTTATCGGGACGGCGCCCATGGCGAAGCGGAGATCCTGGCCAGCGCTTATCGGGAAAGCCTGAAACTGGCATCGGCTACCAAGCTGAAAAGCCTTTCCTTCCCGGCCATCAGCGCCGGAGTCTATGGCTATCCCCTGCAGGAGGCCGCCCGGATCGCCCTGACAACGGTCCTCGACTACCTGAAGACCCACAGCGACATCGAACTCGTCCGTTTCGTCCTTTTCGGGCAGAACACCTTCGACGCCTTTGCCGCGGTTCTTCGGGATCTTGGTCCGCTATACTAACTTTTCCTGCTTTCTGGTCACCTCGGCCTTGATCCGGTTCAGGGTGTCCATCAGAGCCGCCGATACGTTCTCGCGGATATCACCGGCTACGACGATATACATCACGTCGTCGCCGACGTGAAGCAGACCTTCGCGAATTTCAACGAGAACGTCCAGAATCCCCGGCCGGCTTTTCGCCTCCGCGATGATGGCCTCAAGGCGCGGCCTGTCGACCGTGATTGTAAGCTCGGAAATGGGTTTCCCGTCCCGGGTCGTTCCCCTGACCACACCATTATGGCACAGGATCATCCCTGCCTTGTGAAAATCGGGACGGCTCTTTACCTTTTGAATCATTCCCAACAGATCCATAGAAATCTCCTTATCTTGAATCCCTGTAATACCAGAGAAATGATTGAATCATTTCAGCTCTTGCCTAAACCCGTCTTGACCTGATTCCTGAACTGTGAGAAAAGACAGGACATGCGTCGAAGAGCCACTCAGAAAAAATTGGAACCCCTTGGACAGGTTCTTCAGAAGGCCTTGAAAAGGCGACACGCCCCGATCGACCTTGAAGAGAAAAGGATTCTCGCCTTATGGGACAAGGCCGTCGGCCCTCAAATTGCCGCCCAGACGCGCCCCAGTCGCATCAAGGGCAAGACGCTTTTCGTGATCGTTTCCACTTCGGTCTGGATGCAGCAGCTCCATTACCTCAAGCCGAACATCATCAAGCAATTTAACTCCCTAGCACAAAAAGGGGAAATCCGGAATATCTACTTTTCTCTGGGCCGGATTGACGCTTCGCCCTTCCTTCCGCCAGCGCCCTCCTCCACCCCTTCCCGGGATGTTTCCTGGATCCTGAATAAACGCGATTCCCAGATGATCGCCGACTGCACAAAAAACATTTCCGACGAAGAACTCCGGGAAATCGTCAAGGGGGTCATGACCAAGGAAATTACCCGCCGCCGAATGACGGAATCAGGGAAAGTTCCTTGAAAATTTCCTCCATGGCTTCGGTATAATCCTCCGCGTCCTTATAGATGAAGAGGGGCGGGAGGACTTCCAACTCCTCGCCACCGCCTTTGACGCCTTCAGCCAGAACAAAAGTCCCCGGTGTATCTGACCGGGA from Syntrophus gentianae harbors:
- a CDS encoding CarD family transcriptional regulator, which translates into the protein MFKVGDLAVYPAQGVGVIEAIESREVMGSTQKFYIMKIMSNGMKIMIPTGSAEAVGLRELILENDVPKVYEILKNKDITIDKQTWNKRYREYLEKIKTGSVFEIARVLRDLLILKNDKNLSFGERKMMDTAKSLLIKEISIASNAEETKIEQDLKSIFSLQ
- a CDS encoding radical SAM protein encodes the protein MDFSFEQGPIRPPSEAKSLLIRVTRNCPWNKCAFCNSYRGRKFELRSLDEIFADIGKMKEIVNHVRELSLKLGEGGQLTNKVVRLIFGQENAYDDGFRSVAAWLYYGGQSVFIQDADSLIIKTDTLASVLNEIKSAFPFVTRITSYCRSKTASRKSVEELKRLKSAGLSRIHIGMESGYDPLLAFIRKGVTAAEHIKGGRHVVEAGLSLSEYVVPGLGGTRWTREHAEETARVLNEINPDFIRLRSLHAVPGTDLHDKILQGEFIPLSDNEVVKEIRSFLEKLEGINSTVVSDHILNLLEEVQGKLPDDKNKILAVIDRYLALSEKDQLIFRLGRRKGIYRSLDDLSDSRTYNTLRTTVEQYELREPGQLDKALSQMMHNYI
- a CDS encoding M23 family metallopeptidase, with the protein product MKKGETLFSIARAYSVHVQDLAEVNNVENPNQVVVDQVLFIPDANEVVEDVMLQMRTQASASGRKKPTGGETPITRIPPGREAPSPAKQASKPESSPPSGVSLPKTSTPSPGSATGEVPEKQKEEATPTKREDLPVKESPPAPSPAPPRNSTGPLNKKEELPTEATGKLQFDKKRFAWPVKGRVISRFGIQPNKMYHNWISISAKDMTPVVAAASGTVIFSSELKDYGETIIIKHADNFATVYTHLKVRKVHLDDTVKKGEPIALVGKIGQEDKIYLNFEVRHQNRARNPLFFLP
- a CDS encoding protein-L-isoaspartate(D-aspartate) O-methyltransferase, with product MMDRFQKQRWRMVDTQIRARGIADSRILEAMSKIQRHLFVDEALADQAYNDNPLPIGELQTISQPYMVALMTDAMELKGRERVLEIGTGSGYQTALLAELADQVFSIERIASLANNARRILDHLGYYNVAIRVGDGTYGWKEEAPFDAILVTAGAPGIPQPLIEQLAIGGRLVLPVGGRSIQDLIKITRQSEDIQDVKKESLGGCRFVDLIGEYGWSG
- a CDS encoding alkaline phosphatase family protein, giving the protein MEYKFSGHVMSQGVRNAYRRNSDDETLEPLVLMDGKKQPVGPIRKNDAVIFYNIRGEREIELTRSLTEKGFSAFSPTADLSLSFATMIEYRKELNVQVAFPPEGEVEDTLSDVLARHAFKQAKITEAEKAVHVTYFLNGKKEEPLPGEERIIVPSRKDVHLFDEAPEMSIENITRAILGKIADPSCPFIFANFPNVDVVGHIENEAAILRAVEAVDRQAGVVLDEARRQGLTVMVTADHGTVEKWLYPDGVVDTGHTDSPVPFILLHDTPDLQLRPEGALTDIAPTILQLFRLPVPAAMTGKSLIAHPDPDRIRPAQRLLVLVLDGWGESPQTEGNLIAKAATPTMDSLKKTHPWTTLLAAGEAVGLPAGTVGNSEAGHLHIGAGRQIYADRVRINRAIEDGTFFENEAFLNVMAAAKRNSQALHLLGIVSFFSSHGSLSHLFALMELAKRENVPEVYIHAMLGRRGEMPESGALYVEKIEKKAAELQKGKVVSVIGRYWSMDREENWDRIQRTYDMLVYGKGEPVFSPC
- a CDS encoding O-acetyl-ADP-ribose deacetylase, whose protein sequence is MEHLVGNSRLVLVQGDITREETDALVNAANSGLRGGGGVDGAIHRAGGPAILAECRKIGGCPPGQAVLTTGGNLKARYVIHTVGPIYRDGAHGEAEILASAYRESLKLASATKLKSLSFPAISAGVYGYPLQEAARIALTTVLDYLKTHSDIELVRFVLFGQNTFDAFAAVLRDLGPLY
- a CDS encoding molybdenum cofactor biosynthesis protein MoaE is translated as MDLLGMIQKVKSRPDFHKAGMILCHNGVVRGTTRDGKPISELTITVDRPRLEAIIAEAKSRPGILDVLVEIREGLLHVGDDVMYIVVAGDIRENVSAALMDTLNRIKAEVTRKQEKLV
- a CDS encoding DUF721 domain-containing protein; its protein translation is MRRRATQKKLEPLGQVLQKALKRRHAPIDLEEKRILALWDKAVGPQIAAQTRPSRIKGKTLFVIVSTSVWMQQLHYLKPNIIKQFNSLAQKGEIRNIYFSLGRIDASPFLPPAPSSTPSRDVSWILNKRDSQMIADCTKNISDEELREIVKGVMTKEITRRRMTESGKVP